The Acyrthosiphon pisum isolate AL4f unplaced genomic scaffold, pea_aphid_22Mar2018_4r6ur Scaffold_13335;HRSCAF=13975, whole genome shotgun sequence genome segment tacttAATacgatataaactataaataagcattacaatacaattaatctaaatgttttgaattgttttgtttttcaattgttgtatgtataaaaaattatagtaatatacgtttaagtttcaaaaaaatctaGAAAAAGTCTTTGAAACATCTATAAACAAGTAGCTCAAAAGAGCTGAGATATTTTGAAACTCATACAAACCcaaatcattgtaaaagaaATTCATCTGTCCAATAGGaggattataataaaaacacgtgcaaacaatacatttgtatttatattatctagattCTATATGACACCTAATAATTTTCACCATTATACTCAAAGTGACACGCAGTATTCTTAAGTTTAAAAAGTTACATTAATCTTATTAATTCTTTCGATTcgtcattttgtttttaatttattaatattgtgaaaGTGATTATAACAAATACTGGCTTAAAAACAGTGTAGTGtcaataaattccaattaaacGTATAACCTAAATCGTATAGCATTATCTAGTTTACTAGTTGCTACGTCATTTTACAACAATTAACTACCAGttgtttattgtacattttgaaaaaaaatctggaAGTGTATTAGAATATTATGCTGTAAACATTCTTTGATAAATCTATTCtttagacataaaataaaatgagcaCTCTCCGTGGTTGCTGGAGGACGCACACTGGAGAGAAACCGTATTTATGCGACGTGTGTGACAAGTCGTTTTCTCAAAGAGGTACTCTGGAATATCACCTTCGGACgcacacaggagagaaaccgTATCCATGCGACGTGTGTGAGAAGACGTTCGGGAGTAGTAGCACTTTGACAGAGCACAGACGGACgcacacaggagagaaaccgTATCCATGCGACGTGTGTGACAAGACGTTCGGGAGTAGTAGCACTTTGACAGAGCACAGACGGACgcacacaggagagaaaccgTATCCATGCGACGTGTGTGACAAGACGTTCGGGAGTAGTAGCACTTTGACAAAGCACAGACGGACgcacacaggagagaaaccgTATTCGTGCGACGTGTGTGACAAGACGTTCGGGAGTAGTAGCACTTTGACAAAGCACAGACGGACgcacacaggagagaaaccgTATCCATGCGACGTGTGTGACAAGACGTTCGGGAGTAGTAGCACTTTGACAAAGCACAGACGGACgcacacaggagagaaaccgTATCCATGCGACGTGTGTGAGAAGACGTTCGGGAGTAGTAGCAATTTGACAAAGCACAGACGGACgcacacaggagagaaaccgTATCCATGCGACGTGTGTGACAAGTCATTCTCTCAAAAAAGTATTCTAGAAAATCACATTCGGACgcacacaggagagaaaccgTATTCATGCGACCTGTGTGACAAGTCGTTTTCTCAAAGAGGTACTCTGGAATATCACCTTCGGACgcacacaggagagaaaccgTATCCATGCGACGTGTGTGAGAAGACGTTCGGGAGTAGTAGCACTTTGACAAAACACAGACGGACgcacacaggagagaaaccgTATCCATGCGACGTGTGTGACAAGACATTCGGGAGTAGTAGCACTTTGACAGAGCATAGACGGACgcacacaggagagaaaccgTATCCATGCGACGTGTGTGACAAGACGTTCGGGAGTAGTAGCACTTTGACAAAGCACAGACGGACgcacacaggagagaaaccgTATCCATGCGACGTGTGTGACAAGTCATTCTCTCAAAGAGGTACTCTGGAATATCACCTTCGGACGCACACAGGAAATAAACCGTATCCATGCGACGTATGTGACAAGTCATTCGGGAGTAGTGGCACTTTGACAGAGCACAGATGGACAcacacaggagagaaaccgTATCCTTGCGACGTGTGTGAGAAGACGTTCGGGAGTAGTAGCAATTTGACAAAGCACAGACGGACgcacacaggagagaaaccgTATCCATGCAGTGTGTGTAATAAGTCGTTCACTCGAAATTACAGTCTGACGATTCACTTACGGACGCACACGAGTGAGAAACGAAAGAAGCAAGGGCACAAAGCAAAAACAAAGTGTAATAGTCAATACACTTACAGTGTTGATTAGACAACTGA includes the following:
- the LOC100574606 gene encoding zinc finger protein 271-like — encoded protein: MSTLRGCWRTHTGEKPYLCDVCDKSFSQRGTLEYHLRTHTGEKPYPCDVCEKTFGSSSTLTEHRRTHTGEKPYPCDVCDKTFGSSSTLTEHRRTHTGEKPYPCDVCDKTFGSSSTLTKHRRTHTGEKPYSCDVCDKTFGSSSTLTKHRRTHTGEKPYPCDVCDKTFGSSSTLTKHRRTHTGEKPYPCDVCEKTFGSSSNLTKHRRTHTGEKPYPCDVCDKSFSQKSILENHIRTHTGEKPYSCDLCDKSFSQRGTLEYHLRTHTGEKPYPCDVCEKTFGSSSTLTKHRRTHTGEKPYPCDVCDKTFGSSSTLTEHRRTHTGEKPYPCDVCDKTFGSSSTLTKHRRTHTGEKPYPCDVCDKSFSQRGTLEYHLRTHTGNKPYPCDVCDKSFGSSGTLTEHRWTHTGEKPYPCDVCEKTFGSSSNLTKHRRTHTGEKPYPCSVCNKSFTRNYSLTIHLRTHTSEKRKKQGHKAKTKCNSQYTYSVD